The Rhodoflexus caldus genome has a window encoding:
- a CDS encoding sodium-translocating pyrophosphatase, whose protein sequence is MENLIYALPALGAVGLLYVFIRSAWVNKQDVGSPKMEGIAARIAEGAMAFLKAEYKILAVFVVAVAILLGVSANDQNSSPLVAVSFILGAFSSALAGFIGMRVATKANVRTTAAARTSLGKALEVAFAGGSVMGMGVVGLGVIGLSILFIVYSNMFGADSAENVTRVITVMTGFSFGASSIALFARVGGGIYTKAADVGADLVGKVEAGIPEDHPLNPATIADNVGDNVGDVAGMGADLFESYVGSIIGTMVLGAAFMNAEFIGLDQNFKGLSAVLLPLMLAGVGILVSIIGTFFVKVKEGGDPQKALNIGEFGSSGIMVVLSYFIITGMLPEKWVFNDALYGVQREMTAMGIFIATVVGLIGGVLVGIITEYYTGMGKRPVLSIVRQSSTGAATNIIAGLGVGMMSTALPVLIIAVSIILAFNFGGLYGIAIAAVGMLSNLGIQLAVDAYGPISDNAGGIAEMSELPKEVRTRTDKLDAVGNTTAAIGKGFAIASAALTALALFGAYMTSAKLPSIDISKANVMAGLLIGGMLPFVFSALAMGAVGRAAMSMIQEVRRQFNEIPQLKRALEVMRRNGDKDQKDWSDADVKTFQEADGKAEYGKCVAISTQAAIREMVLPGLLAVAVPVVIGLMPGMGKEALGGLLAGVTVSGVLMAIFQSNAGGAWDNAKKSFEEGVEINGQIYYKKSDPHKAAVVGDTVGDPFKDTSGPSLNILLKLISIVALVLAPFIV, encoded by the coding sequence ATGGAAAATTTGATTTACGCATTACCGGCGTTAGGGGCAGTAGGTCTCCTATACGTATTTATCCGCTCGGCGTGGGTAAATAAACAGGATGTCGGTTCACCAAAAATGGAGGGAATTGCAGCCCGCATTGCCGAAGGTGCAATGGCATTCCTGAAAGCCGAATACAAAATATTGGCAGTTTTTGTGGTAGCCGTGGCTATTTTGCTGGGTGTTTCTGCCAATGACCAAAACTCTTCACCGTTGGTGGCTGTTTCTTTCATCCTCGGTGCATTTTCTTCTGCATTGGCCGGCTTTATCGGTATGCGTGTGGCTACCAAAGCTAACGTGCGCACCACTGCCGCTGCCCGCACCAGCCTTGGCAAAGCCTTGGAAGTTGCTTTCGCAGGTGGTTCGGTAATGGGCATGGGCGTAGTTGGTCTGGGGGTGATTGGCCTGAGCATCCTGTTCATTGTGTACAGCAACATGTTCGGTGCTGACTCTGCCGAAAATGTAACCCGTGTAATTACCGTAATGACGGGCTTCTCTTTCGGTGCTTCTTCCATCGCGCTGTTTGCACGCGTAGGCGGTGGTATCTACACCAAAGCAGCGGACGTAGGTGCTGACTTGGTAGGTAAAGTAGAAGCCGGTATCCCCGAAGACCACCCGCTGAACCCTGCTACCATTGCCGATAACGTAGGTGATAACGTAGGCGACGTAGCCGGTATGGGCGCAGACCTTTTTGAGAGCTATGTAGGCTCTATCATCGGTACAATGGTGTTGGGCGCAGCCTTTATGAACGCCGAGTTCATCGGTTTAGACCAAAACTTTAAAGGACTTTCTGCCGTATTGCTGCCTTTGATGCTGGCTGGTGTAGGTATTTTGGTGTCTATCATCGGCACTTTCTTCGTGAAAGTAAAAGAAGGCGGCGACCCTCAAAAAGCGCTGAATATTGGCGAATTTGGTTCTTCCGGTATCATGGTAGTGCTTTCTTACTTCATCATTACAGGCATGCTGCCTGAAAAATGGGTGTTTAACGATGCCCTCTATGGCGTACAGCGCGAAATGACTGCCATGGGTATTTTCATTGCTACCGTGGTGGGTCTGATTGGCGGTGTTTTGGTAGGTATCATCACTGAGTACTATACCGGTATGGGCAAAAGACCTGTATTGTCTATCGTTCGCCAGTCTTCAACAGGTGCGGCTACCAACATTATTGCAGGTTTGGGTGTGGGTATGATGAGTACTGCACTGCCTGTATTGATTATTGCTGTTTCTATCATTTTGGCTTTCAACTTTGGCGGCCTGTACGGCATCGCAATTGCTGCGGTAGGTATGCTTTCTAACCTCGGTATCCAGTTGGCGGTAGATGCTTACGGTCCTATTTCCGATAACGCGGGCGGTATTGCCGAAATGAGCGAATTGCCTAAGGAAGTTCGTACACGTACCGATAAGTTGGATGCCGTAGGTAACACGACTGCCGCTATCGGTAAAGGTTTTGCCATTGCTTCGGCAGCCTTGACTGCTCTTGCGCTGTTTGGTGCCTATATGACTTCTGCCAAACTGCCTTCTATTGATATTTCTAAGGCTAACGTAATGGCCGGTCTGCTGATTGGCGGTATGTTGCCCTTCGTATTCTCAGCCTTGGCAATGGGTGCAGTAGGTCGTGCGGCAATGTCTATGATTCAGGAAGTTCGTCGCCAATTCAATGAAATTCCTCAACTGAAACGCGCCCTGGAAGTAATGCGTCGCAATGGCGATAAAGACCAGAAAGACTGGAGCGATGCCGACGTGAAGACATTCCAAGAAGCAGACGGCAAAGCCGAATACGGCAAGTGTGTGGCAATTTCTACACAAGCTGCCATCCGCGAAATGGTACTGCCCGGCTTATTGGCAGTGGCTGTTCCTGTTGTTATCGGTCTGATGCCCGGCATGGGCAAAGAAGCCCTCGGCGGTCTGCTGGCAGGTGTAACCGTTTCAGGCGTACTGATGGCTATCTTCCAGTCTAATGCAGGTGGCGCATGGGACAACGCGAAGAAGAGCTTTGAAGAGGGTGTAGAAATCAACGGTCAGATTTACTACAAAAAATCAGACCCGCACAAGGCAGCCGTAGTAGGCGACACCGTAGGCGACCCATTCAAAGATACTTCCGGCCCTTCGTTGAACATCCTGCTGAAACTGATTTCTATCGTAGCATTAGTACTTGCTCCGTTTATTGTGTAA
- a CDS encoding alpha-hydroxy-acid oxidizing protein: MAQSLFSALNWQRTIYVNGFAGQSPMIPAHWNELYRAGKEAMSEKAFAYIAGGAGLEKTMEANRRGFDRWQIVPHMLRNVEQRDTSITVFGRKLPSPFLLSPIGVLEMVHSQADLAVARAAAAFNIPFIFSNQASVPMEQAAAAMGSSPRWFQLYWSKSDELVTSLVQRAEKSGCDAIAVTLDTTMLGWRPRDLNLGYLPFMEGKGIAQYTSDPVFMRLVQEQLHQPQALETKPKPTLQAIAGLWKMASAFPGNPLANLFSPLPRAAVRLFVNIYSRPSLTWDNLRFLREHTRLPIVLKGILHPDDARRAVDEGINGIMVSNHGGRQVDGAVGAIDALPDVVQAVGGQIPVFMDSGIRSGADAFKAIALGATAVGIGRPYAFGLAVGGEAGVREVLQHFLADFELNMGLAGCKNVEEIRQSTLRKV, translated from the coding sequence ATGGCTCAGTCTCTTTTTTCAGCTCTCAACTGGCAGCGAACCATTTATGTAAACGGTTTTGCAGGACAATCACCGATGATTCCTGCACATTGGAACGAACTATACCGGGCAGGCAAAGAAGCCATGTCGGAAAAAGCATTTGCCTACATCGCCGGAGGGGCAGGGCTGGAAAAAACGATGGAAGCCAACCGCCGCGGATTTGACCGTTGGCAGATTGTACCGCACATGCTGCGCAATGTTGAGCAACGCGATACAAGCATCACCGTTTTTGGCAGAAAACTGCCTTCCCCCTTCTTGCTCAGCCCGATAGGCGTGCTTGAAATGGTACATAGCCAAGCTGATTTGGCAGTGGCGCGAGCAGCAGCAGCTTTCAACATTCCTTTCATTTTTTCCAATCAGGCATCCGTACCCATGGAGCAAGCCGCCGCCGCAATGGGCAGCAGCCCCCGCTGGTTTCAACTTTATTGGAGCAAATCCGATGAGTTGGTGACAAGCCTTGTACAACGTGCCGAAAAAAGCGGCTGCGATGCCATCGCCGTAACATTGGACACCACCATGCTTGGCTGGCGACCCCGCGACCTGAACTTGGGCTATCTGCCGTTCATGGAAGGCAAAGGCATTGCTCAATATACCTCCGACCCGGTTTTCATGCGATTGGTGCAGGAGCAACTCCATCAGCCACAGGCTTTGGAAACCAAACCCAAACCTACTTTGCAGGCTATTGCGGGGCTTTGGAAAATGGCAAGCGCTTTCCCGGGCAATCCTTTGGCCAATTTATTTTCGCCTTTGCCGCGTGCTGCCGTTCGGCTGTTCGTCAATATCTATTCGCGGCCTTCGCTCACATGGGACAACCTGCGATTCCTGCGCGAACATACCCGACTGCCGATTGTATTAAAAGGCATTTTGCACCCCGACGACGCACGACGGGCAGTGGACGAAGGCATCAACGGCATCATGGTTTCTAACCACGGCGGCAGGCAAGTGGACGGTGCCGTGGGCGCTATTGATGCCCTGCCCGACGTAGTACAGGCAGTAGGCGGTCAAATCCCTGTTTTTATGGACAGCGGCATACGCTCCGGTGCAGACGCTTTCAAGGCAATTGCCTTGGGCGCAACGGCCGTCGGCATTGGCCGACCTTATGCCTTTGGGTTGGCTGTCGGTGGAGAGGCAGGAGTCCGCGAAGTGCTTCAACATTTTCTGGCCGACTTTGAGCTCAATATGGGGCTGGCAGGCTGCAAAAATGTAGAAGAAATCAGGCAAAGTACGTTGCGGAAAGTTTAG
- a CDS encoding alpha/beta hydrolase: protein MNPIITLPDFYLPSLGRKRTIHICLPPDYRTSVRHYPVMYMHDGQNLFDEAKAYAKAWHADRIMNHHSNRTKHGWILVGIENGGGERLNEYAPFERKGMGGGLAHPFLHDIQVFIKPFIDSNYRTLPHREHTAMCGSSMGGLLALYAGAAFAETFGNIAALSPSLWFNPQVAELLALHEKHPTRWYVVGSRTESRYMAAALHRIYEALKSGHRPDSRLYVAVRDRGRHNESFWGREFRRLLMHWHEAARY from the coding sequence ATGAACCCAATCATCACACTGCCCGATTTTTACCTGCCGAGCCTCGGGCGCAAGCGCACGATACACATCTGCTTGCCGCCGGACTACCGTACCTCTGTTCGCCATTATCCGGTCATGTATATGCACGACGGCCAAAATCTCTTTGACGAGGCAAAAGCATATGCCAAGGCTTGGCACGCAGACCGCATTATGAACCACCACAGCAACCGAACCAAGCACGGATGGATATTGGTCGGTATAGAAAACGGCGGCGGCGAGCGGCTCAATGAATACGCACCCTTCGAGCGGAAAGGAATGGGCGGCGGTTTGGCGCATCCGTTCCTGCACGATATTCAGGTGTTTATCAAACCTTTTATAGACAGCAATTACCGCACACTCCCCCATCGGGAGCATACGGCCATGTGTGGCAGCTCAATGGGAGGTTTACTGGCACTCTATGCAGGTGCTGCTTTTGCGGAAACTTTTGGCAACATAGCTGCCCTGTCGCCCTCGCTCTGGTTCAATCCACAGGTGGCAGAATTGCTGGCATTGCATGAAAAGCATCCAACGCGGTGGTATGTTGTCGGCAGTCGCACCGAAAGCCGCTATATGGCAGCCGCATTGCACCGCATCTATGAGGCACTGAAAAGCGGCCACCGCCCCGACAGTCGGCTGTATGTTGCCGTGCGGGACAGAGGCCGCCATAATGAAAGTTTCTGGGGAAGAGAATTCAGGCGTTTACTCATGCACTGGCACGAGGCAGCGCGCTACTAA
- the mazG gene encoding nucleoside triphosphate pyrophosphohydrolase, with product MPVEPHHPKYAEAFARLLGIMNDLREQCPWDKKQTMESLRYLTIEETYELSDAILNNNLEEVKKELGDLLLHIVFYSRIAAEQSAFDIADVIHQVCEKLIRRHPHIYGNVQAADEHEVKRNWEQLKMAEKAAAGEKASVLSGVPQSLPALVKAIRIQEKARAVGFDWDKPADVWAKVEEEMNELKSELQSGTTVNQQEIESEFGDLLFALVNYARFININPETALEKTNLKFTRRFNFLESESRKDGKSLAEMTLAEMDVYWNRAKELGL from the coding sequence ACCTGCGGGAACAATGCCCTTGGGACAAAAAACAAACGATGGAATCGCTGCGCTACCTGACCATCGAGGAAACATACGAACTCTCCGACGCCATCCTGAACAATAACTTGGAAGAAGTCAAAAAAGAACTGGGCGACCTGTTGCTGCACATCGTATTTTACTCTCGCATAGCTGCCGAACAATCTGCTTTTGATATTGCCGATGTTATCCATCAGGTGTGCGAGAAGCTGATTCGGCGCCACCCGCATATTTACGGCAACGTGCAGGCCGCCGATGAACACGAGGTCAAACGCAATTGGGAACAACTGAAAATGGCCGAAAAAGCAGCTGCCGGAGAAAAAGCCTCAGTTTTGAGCGGTGTTCCGCAGTCGCTGCCTGCATTGGTAAAAGCCATCCGTATTCAGGAAAAGGCGCGCGCCGTCGGCTTTGATTGGGACAAACCTGCCGACGTATGGGCAAAAGTAGAGGAAGAAATGAACGAGCTGAAAAGCGAATTGCAGAGTGGAACTACCGTCAATCAGCAGGAGATAGAAAGTGAGTTTGGCGACCTGCTGTTTGCTTTGGTGAACTATGCGCGGTTTATCAACATTAACCCCGAAACGGCATTGGAAAAAACCAACCTCAAATTCACGCGCCGCTTCAATTTTCTGGAAAGCGAAAGCCGCAAAGACGGGAAATCACTGGCCGAGATGACACTGGCCGAGATGGATGTTTACTGGAATCGTGCAAAGGAACTGGGCTTATAA
- the ilvN gene encoding acetolactate synthase small subunit gives MQALEENQQRYTVSIFTEDKVGLLSRITAIFTRRKINVDSLTVSETENKGISRFTVVIRTAPDRIGVIVRQIEKQVEVLKAFYYNDEQIVYQELALYKMPTEAFAGSQVVEKIIRDNYARVITIEPEFIVIEKTGHEEETMKLFNELKPYGVLSFVRSGRIAIAKPMKLLKVHLEELENISAF, from the coding sequence ATGCAAGCCTTAGAAGAAAATCAGCAGCGATATACTGTATCTATTTTCACAGAAGACAAAGTCGGCCTTTTAAGTCGCATCACGGCCATTTTTACGCGCCGTAAGATTAATGTGGACAGTTTGACCGTTTCCGAAACGGAAAACAAAGGCATCAGCCGATTTACGGTAGTTATCCGCACCGCTCCCGACCGCATCGGCGTGATTGTGCGACAGATTGAAAAACAAGTGGAGGTATTGAAAGCCTTTTATTACAACGACGAGCAGATTGTTTATCAGGAATTGGCATTGTACAAAATGCCGACGGAAGCATTTGCAGGCAGCCAAGTAGTAGAAAAAATCATCCGCGATAACTACGCCCGCGTCATTACGATTGAGCCGGAGTTTATAGTGATTGAGAAAACAGGCCATGAAGAGGAAACCATGAAACTGTTTAATGAACTTAAACCCTATGGCGTACTGAGTTTTGTCCGCTCCGGCAGAATTGCCATAGCCAAGCCGATGAAACTGTTAAAGGTGCATTTGGAGGAATTGGAAAATATCTCGGCGTTTTAG
- a CDS encoding sterol desaturase family protein produces the protein MENNWLINTLALLGSFLAMEGVAWALHKYVMHGFLWILHKSHHQKDHSHFFEWNDLFFLFFAVPGAYFIYQGIAQSDFQLYIGLGIALYGLVYFIVHDVFIHQRYPPLLRYSNNRYFRALRRAHHAHHKHIEKEDGEAFGLLWVSRMYFEKESRQ, from the coding sequence ATGGAAAACAACTGGTTAATCAATACGCTTGCTCTGCTGGGCAGCTTTTTGGCGATGGAAGGCGTTGCATGGGCGCTGCACAAATATGTCATGCACGGCTTTTTATGGATACTGCACAAGTCGCACCACCAGAAAGACCACAGCCATTTTTTTGAGTGGAACGATTTGTTCTTTCTCTTTTTTGCCGTTCCGGGGGCTTATTTTATCTATCAGGGTATTGCGCAGTCCGATTTTCAGCTCTACATCGGCTTAGGTATTGCACTTTACGGGCTTGTTTACTTCATCGTGCATGATGTATTCATTCATCAGCGCTACCCGCCTTTGTTGCGGTACAGCAACAACCGCTATTTCAGGGCACTGCGCCGCGCACACCATGCGCATCACAAGCACATAGAAAAAGAAGACGGCGAGGCGTTTGGCTTATTGTGGGTAAGCCGCATGTATTTTGAAAAAGAAAGCCGCCAATAG